One Pyrococcus furiosus DSM 3638 genomic window, AGAGCATTTGCCAATGGATCCAATAGAGTCATTTCATTTCACCTCGCTCACTCATATTTTCTAAATCCAAGCTTTGGAGCGACTTCTCTAAAGCAGTGCCTACAAAGCATTAAGCCCTGTATCCTTATTATTGGCCCATATTGTCCACATCTTATACATCTTCTCGCTCCCTTCCCAAACTTTCTAGGCTTCCTCTTGTTATAATCAGCCTTCGCCATTCCCTCATCCCTCCACTATTTCAACCCCAAACTCCTCCATCATG contains:
- a CDS encoding 30S ribosomal protein S14 encodes the protein MAKADYNKRKPRKFGKGARRCIRCGQYGPIIRIQGLMLCRHCFREVAPKLGFRKYE